In Vibrio mangrovi, the DNA window TGTATGAGCCAAGCGGAACAGCGACAGTTCCTGTTCGATCTTCGAGTGATAACCGCTGTTGATCATTCGGGTTAGCATCAGAATTTGTTGTTTCATAACCAGATCATCAAACAGAACGCCTTCAATACGCAATGTATGATCTGGTTTCACGCCCAGTGCGAGGAAAGGTGCGTGCAACGCCCGGGGGTGAATGTAAGTCATCACATAAGATAAATCGGTTGTTCCACCCGAATGTCCGTCGTGAACATCATCAGGATTGAAGAGCATCACACCGCCGGGAGGACTTTTATGAAAACGGCGACAACAGAAAAAATCCTGCCTGCCCTGTACAGTTACTCCCAGAGAGTATTCTTCGTGGGCATGCTTGTCATAACTGAAATCATGCATATTTGCCGTCAGCACTTTTACGCCCTGAAGGTCTGTACTGCTTTCAAATCTGAAATGATTCCCTGTATTCATGAGGATACCCGACTTGCTGTCACTTTACTTTCGTTCCATGATAGAAAGGTCAATTCAGGAAAACTTGAACAAAATTGCTGAATTGCCAGCTCATATAAATCCTGTTTTTTTAAATACTGACAGAAATGTAAGAAATTAAGCTTATGCTCACAATACATTTTATTCAATGCAGGTAAGCTGCTCTTGATTACAAAATGAAATCTTTCGGGATTGTCATAGCAATAGCAAAACCCGAAGGCGATGATACTGAGACATCATCGCCTTCGGGTTTTTTATTATCTGAGTAAAATGCCTATTCAGTTTCATAATGAAGGTTTTTTCAGGAATGGCACTTGGATACAGGTTAGCAGAAGTTTGATGGAGTTATCGCCATGATCCCTACGAAATTGAAAGTATTACCTCTATTGATGTCAGCACTGGTTTTTAGTGGTATCAGTCTGGCAGAGAATAACGTGCCTCATACTGATGGTATGGCGGATAAAACCCGTGTCATTGTATTAACGGACATCGGTAACGAACCGGATGATTCAGAATCATTTGTCAGATTTCTGACTTACAGTAATGAGTTTGAGATAGAAAATATTGTGGCAACAACATCAACCTGGCAACGGGATCAGGTACAGCCAGAGTTGCTGAAGGAGAGGATTGATGCTTATGCAAAAGTGTATCCGAATCTGATCCGCCATGCGGAGGGATTTCCGACACCGGAATCTCTGAAAGCGAAGATTCTCAGCGGCCGGGTTGCCTACGGAATGAAAGGTGTCGGCCATGGTCTGTCGACGCAGGCCTCACGCAGTATTATTGCGACCGTAGACAAAAGTGACGACCGTCCGGTCTGGATTACTCTCTGGGGCGGTGGCGTTGACCTGGCACAGGCGTTGTGGGATGTGAAAGCGACACGGACATCTACAGAAGTTGCTGATTTTATAAGCAAGATACGAGTTTATTCCATTTCGGATCAGGATAATACCGGCGCATGGATTCGGCGCAACTTTCCGACGATGACCTGGATTAGTAGTATTCACAGTTACAACGATTACTGGTTAGCAACCTGGGTTGGTATCTCTGCGCCAAATCTTGAAGGTGCAGATATGGCGCAGGTGAACAATGACTGGGTGAAAAAGCATATTCGGCTGGGGCCGCTGGGAGAAAAATATCCACCGATTATGTATATTATGGAAGGTGACAGCCCCTCGTTTATCTATTTGCTGAAAAATGGCCTGAATGTACCTGAACATCCTGAATACGGTAGCTGGGGTGGGCGTTATGCGCCGGTTGCACCGGATGATGAATCAGGGTTGCGTACCGGCACATCGGACAATGTACTGGGAACCGATGGAAAAATGCATAAGACAGCACCAGCAACCATCTGGCGTTTCAGACATCAGTTTCAGAACGATTTTGCCGGACGGATTCAGTGGACGCTTACAGATAACTATGCCAACGCGAATCATAATCCGGTTGTGAAGCTGAATGGCGAACCGGGCATACAGCCGTTGCAATGGCAGGTGAAATCCGGTGAGAAAGTGGTGCTATCAGCCAAAGGGAGTTCGGATCCGGATAACAATCAAATCAGCTATCGCTGGTGGCAGTACGGAGAGCCGACAGCTCAGGCTTTGCAAATCCATTTTGCCCCGGAAATCAAACTGGCCAATGATTCTCAGGAATCGACCAGCTTTATTGCACCTGAGGTAAGTAGGCCAACACCATTCCATGTCATTCTGGAAGTTCATGACAATGGTACACCTGAAATGTATGCCTATCGCCGGGCCATTGTGACGGTCATGCCTTAAACTGGAAAACAGAGACCGGCAGACTTGGTTTAAGGGTTTCAGTGAGTGTCAGAAGGGTGAAATGAACGAGCCAGACATTATAGTCTGGCTCGTTTTAACATCGGTCAATGTCCGATCAGTTTACAGTACGATCGGACAAGCTACAGCGTGTTGTTCGTCTCCGCTCAGTACCGGTTTATTCTGGGCACACTGTGGCTGTGCTTTCGGGCAACGGGTCCGGAACACACAGCCTGACGGCGGATTGATTGGCGACGGCAGATCGCCTTCCAGCATCTGAATCTTTTTCTGTCGTTCCAGGTTAGGATCGGGAATCGGCACCGCCGACATCAGAGCTGTTGTATACGGATGCTTTGGTGAAGCAAACAGGGCATCAGATTCACCGATTTCGACCACATTACCCAGATACATCACCATAACCCGGTCAGAAATATGCTTCACCACGGACAAATCATGGGCAATAAACACCAGACTTAACCCTAGTTCTTTTTGCAGCTCTTTGAGCAAGTTGACCACCTGAGCCTGAATCGAGACATCCAGCGCAGAAACCGGTTCATCACAGATGATCATTTTCGGTCGGAGAATCAATGCGCGGGCAATACCGATCCGCTGGCACTGGCCGCCTGAGAACTCATGCGGATAACGGTTGATCACATTGGGCAATAGCCCGACCCGCATCATCATCTCTTTAACCCGGTCTCTGACTTCCAGAGATGTCAGTTGCGGATAAAACGTTTTA includes these proteins:
- a CDS encoding AraC family transcriptional regulator, with the translated sequence MNTGNHFRFESSTDLQGVKVLTANMHDFSYDKHAHEEYSLGVTVQGRQDFFCCRRFHKSPPGGVMLFNPDDVHDGHSGGTTDLSYVMTYIHPRALHAPFLALGVKPDHTLRIEGVLFDDLVMKQQILMLTRMINSGYHSKIEQELSLFRLAHTLVKKSGALHEATPQRRQDTLLTRAKEFINSQYQNNLSIDDIAAVASMSKYHFIRLFRAQFGITPHQYVVNCRINGAQKALESGLPATAVAQMFCFADVSHMNRRFKKLYGMTPKQYQNQLTLTADTQR
- a CDS encoding DUF1593 domain-containing protein, encoding MIPTKLKVLPLLMSALVFSGISLAENNVPHTDGMADKTRVIVLTDIGNEPDDSESFVRFLTYSNEFEIENIVATTSTWQRDQVQPELLKERIDAYAKVYPNLIRHAEGFPTPESLKAKILSGRVAYGMKGVGHGLSTQASRSIIATVDKSDDRPVWITLWGGGVDLAQALWDVKATRTSTEVADFISKIRVYSISDQDNTGAWIRRNFPTMTWISSIHSYNDYWLATWVGISAPNLEGADMAQVNNDWVKKHIRLGPLGEKYPPIMYIMEGDSPSFIYLLKNGLNVPEHPEYGSWGGRYAPVAPDDESGLRTGTSDNVLGTDGKMHKTAPATIWRFRHQFQNDFAGRIQWTLTDNYANANHNPVVKLNGEPGIQPLQWQVKSGEKVVLSAKGSSDPDNNQISYRWWQYGEPTAQALQIHFAPEIKLANDSQESTSFIAPEVSRPTPFHVILEVHDNGTPEMYAYRRAIVTVMP
- the oppF gene encoding murein tripeptide/oligopeptide ABC transporter ATP binding protein OppF, coding for MNQKPLLLDIKDLKVHFQMASKSAWPWSTPTALKAVDGVNVRLYEGETLGVVGESGCGKSTFARAIIGLVDATEGEVVWLGQDLTRMKAVQRRETRKEIQMIFQDPLASLNPRMTIGDIIAEPLKTFYPQLTSLEVRDRVKEMMMRVGLLPNVINRYPHEFSGGQCQRIGIARALILRPKMIICDEPVSALDVSIQAQVVNLLKELQKELGLSLVFIAHDLSVVKHISDRVMVMYLGNVVEIGESDALFASPKHPYTTALMSAVPIPDPNLERQKKIQMLEGDLPSPINPPSGCVFRTRCPKAQPQCAQNKPVLSGDEQHAVACPIVL